One Dioscorea cayenensis subsp. rotundata cultivar TDr96_F1 chromosome 15, TDr96_F1_v2_PseudoChromosome.rev07_lg8_w22 25.fasta, whole genome shotgun sequence genomic region harbors:
- the LOC120277019 gene encoding zinc finger CCHC domain-containing protein 7-like: protein MGPRRRSKGKVDREAEEEELEEREARSVVVLTSSDDEEANKDLSLEIVEKARNRKGKRLFPTEDDGVAKRVPLVELSSASDDGVGGELVVPEEEAEEKKKRKKRKKSKKSKEVVEEDGAAEMLVKGEESQETLGMADSVHTGANGASDLTALPELVNAHRKDDDPLVTEDSLTNEPSDNVILRKLLRGPRYFDPGDSTWQGSCFNCGEEGHAAANCTAEKRRRPCFVCGMFGHNSYQCTKGQDCFICRRRGHFAKDCPDKHQRNSHDYKICLRCGDAGHDMLTCSNDYAPEDMKDIQCYVCRKFGHLCCVDCKQEGSGEVFCYICAQSGHTGAGCAKQSAADVDASPSLCYKCGEEGHFARGCTKSTKSDRSDKFMGKLHTPPRKFSLGESSTTSRRFASGESSKRSQKYVEDKKGFQSAPHYAGKTHNKQRVQHEGRWNGTPRVSRSNGGWTVDGPGETTKGRHKASGWVSSSTYGESYNKKQFTPSSGHYSSSRSSPRKHKYFSNSQNSASRHGLSDFRSGRSQGHYGRN, encoded by the exons ATGGGGCCGCGTCGTAGATCGAAGGGGAAGGTTGATCGGgaggcggaggaggaggagttggAGGAACGGGAGGCGAGGTCGGTGGTGGTACTCACTAGCAGCGATGATGAGGAGGCGAACAAGGATCTGAGCCTTGAGATTGTCGAGAAGGCGAGGAATCGCAAGGGCAAGCGGCTGTTTCCCACCGAGGATGATGGAGTAGCCAAGCGAGTTCCGTTGGTCGAGCTCTCTTCGGCCTCTGATGATGGGGTTGGCGGTGAGTTGGTAGTGCCGGAGGAGGAAgcggaggagaagaagaagaggaagaaaaggaagaagtccAAGAAGAGTAAGGAGGTCGTGGAGGAGGATGGCGCT GCTGAAATGCTTGTTAAAGGGGAAGAGAGTCAAGAGACACTGGGAATGGCTGATTCAGTGCATACTGGGGCTAATGGCGCTTCTGACCTAACTGCTCTTCCTGAACTT GTGAATGCTCATAGGAAGGATGATGATCCATTGGTAACTGAGGATTCGCTAACTAATGAACCATCTGACAATGTGATTTTGCGGAAACTTCTT CGTGGGCCTAGGTATTTTGATCCTGGAGATAGCACTTGGCAGGGAAGTTGCTTCAATTGTGGGGAGGAAGGGCATGCAGCTGCTAATTGCACTGCAGAGAAGCGGCGAAGgccttgttttgtttgtggAATGTTTGGGCATAACTCATACCAATGCACCAAG GGGCAAGATTGTTTTATTTGCAGAAGAAGGGGTCATTTTGCAAAAGATTGCCCAGATAAACATCAGAGGAATTCTCATGATTATAAGATTTGCTTACGATGTGGTGATGCAGGACATGATATGCTAACATGTAGTAATGATTATGCACCTGAGGACATGAAG GATATTCAATGCTATGTCTGCAGAAAGTTTGGTCATCTTTGCTGTGTTGATTGCAAGCAAGAAGGATCTGGAGAGGTTTTTTGCTACATTTGTGCTCAATCTGGGCATACTGGTGCA GGCTGCGCAAAACAAAGTGCCGCTGATGTTGACGCATCACCTAGTTTGTGCTACAAATGTGGTGAAGAAGGTCATTTTGCACGGGGTTGCACAAAATCTACCAAG TCAGATAGGTCTGATAAGTTCATGGGCAAATTGCATACTCCTCCTCGAAAGTTTTCTTTGGGCGAATCATCAACCACCTCTCGGAGATTTGCTTCTGGTGAGTCTTCAAAGCGATCTCAGAAATACGTGGAGGACAAGAAAGGATTCCAATCAGCACCTCATTATGCTGGCAAAACACATAATAAGCAAAGGGTGCAGCATGAAGGGAGGTGGAATGGAACACCTAGGGTGTCAAGGTCAAATGGTGGTTGGACAGTTGATGGTCCAGGTGAAACGACAAAGGGAAGGCATAAAGCCAGTGGTTGGGTGTCTTCTTCAACATATGGAGAAAGTTATAATAAGAAGCAATTCACACCATCTAGCGGGCATTATTCTAGTTCTAGGTCATCTCCTAGGAAACACAAATATTTCTCAAATTCTCAAAACTCAGCCAGTAGGCATGGGCTCTCAGATTTTAGATCTGGCAGATCTCAAGGTCATTATGGGAGAAACTAG